One genomic window of Cupriavidus malaysiensis includes the following:
- a CDS encoding FAD-linked oxidase C-terminal domain-containing protein yields MNAPHEAKPLTDAARQALLDGLAAILPDAALLTRPEDTVPYECDGLAAYRQLPLAVALPDTEDQVVAILRLCHRLGVAVVPRGAGTSLSGGAMPVADGLVLSLAKFKRIVCVDARARTAVVQPGVRNLAISEAAAPHQLYYAPDPSSQIACTIGGNVSENSGGVHCLKYGLTVHNVLRVRAVTMEGEVVEFGSEAPDAPGLDLLAVLIGSEGMLAVVTEVTVRLIPKPQLAQVIMASFDDVEKGGNAVADVIAAGIIPAGLEMMDKPATAAVEEFVHAGYDLDAAAILLCESDGTPEEVAEEIARMSEVLRASGATRITVSQSESERLRFWSGRKNAFPAAGRISPDYYCMDGTIPRKHIGTLLKRIEQMEGKYGLRCINVFHAGDGNMHPLVLFDGADQDEWHRAELFGADILEACVELGGTVTGEHGVGVEKLNSMCVQFAPAEREAFFAVKAAFDPARLLNPDKAIPTLARCAEYGKMHVRRGLLPHPDLPRF; encoded by the coding sequence ATGAATGCCCCGCACGAAGCCAAGCCCCTGACCGATGCCGCCCGCCAGGCGCTGCTCGACGGCCTGGCCGCGATCCTGCCCGACGCGGCGCTGCTGACCCGTCCGGAAGATACCGTGCCCTACGAGTGCGATGGCCTGGCCGCCTACCGACAATTGCCGCTGGCGGTGGCCCTGCCGGATACCGAGGACCAGGTGGTGGCCATCCTGCGCCTGTGCCACCGGCTCGGCGTGGCGGTGGTGCCGCGCGGCGCCGGCACCAGCCTGTCAGGCGGCGCCATGCCGGTCGCCGACGGCCTGGTGCTGTCGCTGGCCAAGTTCAAGCGCATCGTCTGCGTGGATGCGCGCGCGCGCACCGCCGTGGTCCAGCCCGGCGTGCGCAACCTGGCCATCTCCGAGGCCGCCGCGCCCCACCAGCTCTACTACGCCCCCGACCCCTCCTCGCAGATCGCCTGCACCATCGGCGGCAACGTCAGCGAGAACTCGGGCGGCGTGCACTGCCTGAAGTACGGACTGACCGTGCACAACGTGTTGCGCGTGCGCGCCGTGACCATGGAAGGCGAAGTGGTCGAATTCGGCTCCGAGGCCCCCGACGCGCCCGGCCTCGACCTGCTGGCGGTGCTGATCGGCTCCGAGGGCATGCTGGCGGTGGTGACCGAGGTCACCGTGCGGCTGATCCCCAAGCCCCAGCTCGCCCAGGTCATCATGGCCAGCTTCGACGACGTGGAGAAAGGCGGCAATGCGGTGGCCGACGTGATCGCCGCCGGCATCATCCCGGCCGGCCTGGAAATGATGGACAAGCCGGCCACGGCCGCGGTCGAGGAATTCGTGCACGCCGGCTACGACCTCGATGCCGCCGCCATCCTGCTGTGCGAGTCCGACGGCACGCCCGAGGAAGTTGCCGAGGAGATCGCACGCATGAGCGAGGTGCTGCGCGCCTCCGGCGCGACCCGCATCACCGTGTCGCAGAGCGAGAGCGAGCGCCTGCGCTTCTGGAGCGGACGCAAGAACGCCTTCCCCGCCGCCGGCCGCATCTCGCCCGACTACTACTGCATGGACGGCACCATCCCGCGCAAGCACATCGGCACCCTGCTCAAGCGCATCGAGCAGATGGAGGGCAAGTACGGCCTGCGCTGCATCAATGTGTTCCATGCCGGCGACGGCAATATGCACCCGCTGGTGCTGTTCGACGGCGCGGACCAGGACGAGTGGCACCGCGCCGAGCTGTTCGGCGCCGACATCCTGGAAGCCTGCGTGGAACTGGGCGGCACCGTCACCGGTGAGCACGGCGTCGGCGTGGAGAAGCTCAATTCGATGTGCGTGCAGTTCGCTCCGGCCGAGCGCGAAGCCTTCTTCGCCGTCAAGGCGGCCTTCGACCCGGCGCGCCTGCTCAATCCCGACAAGGCCATCCCGACCCTGGCGCGCTGCGCCGAGTACGGCAAGATGCACGTGCGCCGCGGGCTGCTGCCCCACCCCGACCTGCCGCGCTTCTGA
- a CDS encoding LysR substrate-binding domain-containing protein: MASLFNRVPPLHLLIAFEAAARLGSFARAAEELSVTPSAVSHRIKNLEELWGDDLFVRANAALRLTAAGTRYLRNVQDALKSLNELARPEYNKQRARLRVAIPPTFGRQHLVPRLPEFGALYPHIDIELHLAVPLLDVKAQDTDVEIRYGTGRYPDLKATRLLVEPVFPACGREYFERIDGRAVTRPEHLHGLVLLRSPLEPWKPWFETAGLDWPEPQTGPQFNDIGLMLEAIATNQGVALVRQRMAKQWLSLGQMVRLLDIESVSPHGYYIVEREQAPLNPEARYFVDWLLGLDW, translated from the coding sequence ATGGCTTCGCTGTTCAACCGCGTCCCGCCGCTGCACCTGCTGATCGCCTTCGAGGCGGCCGCCCGGCTGGGCAGCTTTGCGCGCGCCGCCGAGGAACTGTCCGTCACGCCCAGCGCGGTCTCGCACCGCATCAAGAACCTCGAAGAGCTGTGGGGCGACGACCTGTTCGTGCGCGCCAACGCCGCGCTGCGCCTGACCGCGGCCGGCACGCGCTACCTGCGCAATGTGCAGGATGCGCTCAAGTCGCTCAACGAACTGGCCCGCCCCGAGTACAACAAGCAGCGCGCGCGCCTGCGCGTGGCGATCCCGCCCACCTTCGGACGCCAGCACCTGGTGCCGCGCCTGCCAGAGTTCGGCGCGCTGTACCCGCACATCGACATCGAACTGCACCTGGCCGTCCCCCTGCTCGACGTCAAGGCCCAGGACACGGATGTGGAGATCCGCTACGGCACCGGCCGCTATCCCGACCTGAAGGCCACCAGGCTGCTGGTCGAACCGGTCTTTCCCGCCTGCGGGCGCGAATACTTCGAGCGCATCGACGGCCGCGCCGTGACGCGCCCGGAGCACCTGCACGGCCTGGTGCTGCTGCGCAGCCCGCTGGAACCGTGGAAACCCTGGTTCGAGACCGCCGGCCTGGACTGGCCCGAACCCCAGACCGGGCCCCAGTTCAACGACATCGGGCTGATGCTCGAAGCCATCGCCACCAACCAGGGCGTGGCGCTGGTGCGCCAGCGCATGGCCAAGCAGTGGCTGTCGCTCGGCCAGATGGTGCGCCTGCTGGACATCGAATCGGTATCGCCGCACGGCTACTACATCGTCGAGCGCGAACAGGCGCCGCTCAATCCCGAGGCCCGCTACTTCGTCGACTGGCTGCTGGGCCTCGACTGGTAG